CGGACCTTCTCTTGGTAAGATGTTTGGAATCAATGGTCGTGTGGCATTAAAGTCGGAAGAGGATAAAATTTATCCTATCGAAAAACATGGAATCAAACTCATTTCTTTTTCTTTCCTTGTAACAGAAGACCAACCTGTTGTTTGGCGTGGACCCATGCTTGGAAAAGCTATCGAACAGTTTTTATATGATGTTGTTTGGGGAGAGTTGGATTACCTTTTTATAGACTTACCTCCGGGAACGGGTGATGTACAACTTTCATTGGCGCAGCTGATTGATTTGGACGGGGCCGTGATTGTGACAACTCCTCAAGAAGTGGCAGTCCTAGACGCAGGTCGCGCTGCAGCCATGTTCAAACAAGTAAAAGTACCTATTCTTGGAATTGTTGAGAATATGTCTGGATTTGCTTGTCCCAAATGTGGTCATGTAACAGATGTTTTCTCGAAAGGGGGAGGGGAAAAACTCTCCAAACAAGTCGGAGTTCCGGAGCTTGGCTCGGTTCCGCTGACATTGGACGTAATGAGTTCCGGGGAGACCGGAAAGCCTGCCCTACTTGACGCCGGTGAGTCTGCTTTAAAAGAAGCCTATTTCCGCATTGCAAAAAATTTGGAAAACCAAATCGCAGAGTGGGAAGATTAAAAATCACTTGTTTCTTCAGGGCTTTTTCTTAGTCTAAAGGATACGTTATGAATTTTGAACGCGGTTCCAAACCCAACCCTACCGGTAACTTAATCGCATATTGCCATGTATTCGGTGAGAACCCGATTGCGCCCGGTGGCAAAATCATAGCATCCAATGTGGTGGTGAGTTTTTTAAAAATTGGGGACAACTACCCAGTGGTTACCTTTCCACCGGTAGCATTGCCTTCGAAAGAAGAACTCATGAAGATCCTCTCGGACAATATTCATCTTTATGATGTAGTACAACTCCCAGACTTTCAAATGCCTGAGAACAAAGAATCGGCAAACCAATACATCCAAGAAAGAATGGAACAGTTTAACTCGATGGTC
Above is a window of Leptospira perdikensis DNA encoding:
- a CDS encoding Mrp/NBP35 family ATP-binding protein, translated to MANSKIDLTTIQRQLMQVKHPELKKDIVSLGMVAAVTPTDDGIEILIKTPNADRRLQIGLEAQTRQLISKIEGAGKVKIKFEVDQNLKMEDGNRIFGVKKVIAVGSGKGGVGKSTVTANLASTLARNGKKVGILDADIYGPSLGKMFGINGRVALKSEEDKIYPIEKHGIKLISFSFLVTEDQPVVWRGPMLGKAIEQFLYDVVWGELDYLFIDLPPGTGDVQLSLAQLIDLDGAVIVTTPQEVAVLDAGRAAAMFKQVKVPILGIVENMSGFACPKCGHVTDVFSKGGGEKLSKQVGVPELGSVPLTLDVMSSGETGKPALLDAGESALKEAYFRIAKNLENQIAEWED